Within Roseisolibacter agri, the genomic segment TCGTCGCGGGCCCGAACGTCCAGCCGATGCGCAGCGCCTGCTGGTTGGCCGGCTCCTGCAGCCATGCCGGCGGTGGACCCGACAGGAAGGTCGCGAACGCGACGGCCGAGAAGACGCTGAGCGCGGCGTGCGCGGCGAGACAGATGCCGGCGGCGCGGACCAGCGCCGGCGAGGACGTGTGCGTCGTGCTCACGCGAGCTTCACCAGGTCGGTCGGGCGGTGGTGCGTGGCGTGACCACCGCCCGCGACGGCGAGCGCGGTGGGGCAGAGGTCCCACTCGGGCGCCGCGTCGCGCACGCGGTCGGCGCCCGGCCGCGCGTCGCCGGCGCGCAGTCGCCACGCGCGCCACAGCACCTCCGCGCGCGCGGCGGCTCCCACGCGCGCGCGCTGGGCGATCGTGTCGTAGCCGAGGCGCTCGATCGCGCCGAGGATGCTCGCGTAGCCCGTCGCGCAGGCGAGCGCGCACCGCTGCGCGTCGGGGGAGAGCAGGGCGATCCCCGGAAGCGCCGCCTCGTAGAGCGAGCGTGCGCGACCGACGGCGAACGCCATGAACGGCCGCCACCGCTCGTCGCGCGCGAGGTCGGCGCGGTGCAGCACGTCGTCCACGCCGAGCCCGAACGCCGCCAGGTCCTCGGCCGGGAGGTAGCAGCGGCCGCGCCGCGCGTCCTCGCCCACGTCGCGCAGGATGTTCGTGAGCTGCATCGCGACGCCGAGGGTGCGCGCGTAGCGCAGCGCGCGCTCGCGCATCGCGGGCCCGCCCGGCACGCCGAAGACGTGGGTGCACATCTCGCCGACCGTGC encodes:
- a CDS encoding phytoene/squalene synthase family protein codes for the protein MPDSSSAAFPTVAPGDDARWCARIVQGHARTFHYASWLLPPEKRRAAYALYAFCRVADDLVDAAPLAGPVAVARQLDDYALALEATLAGRPEGPVFRELHRVLDRHAVPPTVLRELLAGVARDLQPVRYESWRALVTYCEGVASTVGEMCTHVFGVPGGPAMRERALRYARTLGVAMQLTNILRDVGEDARRGRCYLPAEDLAAFGLGVDDVLHRADLARDERWRPFMAFAVGRARSLYEAALPGIALLSPDAQRCALACATGYASILGAIERLGYDTIAQRARVGAAARAEVLWRAWRLRAGDARPGADRVRDAAPEWDLCPTALAVAGGGHATHHRPTDLVKLA